The following proteins are encoded in a genomic region of Desulfosporosinus youngiae DSM 17734:
- a CDS encoding LUD domain-containing protein, whose amino-acid sequence MGNQTHKIVKGKVNEGLHDMESRKGRFRAFDAIRPAMIRMVPNFPELSNRLRKIKEYSIDHLDEVVARAKRSLEEKGCKVYLAETAEDAQKYIASLIPDQGLVVKSKSNAGKEINISHYLEDRGVKVVETDLGDRINQLAKCDASHSLAPAIHIPIETVTELFSKEEGAPLECTAEALVVSARKGLRDFLVKADVGISGANAIAADTGSVFVTENEGNIRAVSMMPKVHIVIAGLEKIVPTLEDAMQVVRAAAVYGVGQDIGTYVSVVSGVSESLDPELEADAHGQGPKEVHIVLLKNGRKRAIDAGFKESLYCINCGSCLNFCPVYQEVGGRYGYKYLGGRGLVFAAFHGDLEKSEENGLSLCIGCQKCQTACPVQMATPNMLWKLRQNAVTKEGVGWKKDMVFSMLTKPQTLPMVSKLATTFGKLALKESATGTGMTSRLAFSSFGLPRERVIPRFSKKSFAEIAKPKTTVKPVKKVGFYPGCVVNYTETDLGEALLHVLGENNVEVKLAKEDVCCGIPSIVSGDLAHAKAMALKNIETYSSFDIDALVFVCPSCAVAFKEEYPKLFADASPGIQEKVKKLAQKAKDINEFLIQDIVLKQPKQIVTETVTYHDPCHLARSMGVKKEPRELIQRIPGLNYVEMQDADTCCGFGGSFSLSFYELSQRINEGKLKNVSDTQATTLATSCPGCMVHFRDGIAQHKMKQTVSHVVQILSRAYGRRS is encoded by the coding sequence ATGGGAAATCAAACCCATAAAATCGTCAAAGGTAAAGTCAATGAAGGGCTCCATGATATGGAGTCACGGAAGGGAAGATTTCGAGCGTTTGATGCGATTCGACCTGCTATGATTAGGATGGTTCCTAATTTTCCCGAGCTTTCAAATCGTTTGCGTAAGATCAAAGAGTACAGTATCGATCATTTAGATGAAGTTGTAGCCCGGGCAAAACGGTCGTTGGAAGAAAAAGGCTGCAAAGTCTATCTTGCCGAAACTGCGGAGGATGCTCAGAAGTATATTGCCAGCCTCATTCCGGATCAAGGCTTGGTCGTTAAGTCTAAATCAAATGCCGGCAAAGAAATCAACATATCCCATTATCTCGAAGATCGGGGCGTGAAGGTTGTCGAGACAGATTTAGGAGATCGCATTAATCAGCTGGCTAAGTGTGACGCAAGTCACTCGCTGGCACCGGCGATCCATATTCCGATCGAGACAGTCACTGAGCTTTTTTCTAAAGAAGAGGGGGCCCCGTTAGAATGTACGGCCGAAGCGTTAGTCGTATCTGCGCGTAAAGGGCTTCGTGACTTTTTGGTCAAAGCAGATGTGGGAATCTCGGGAGCGAATGCCATTGCCGCCGATACGGGGAGTGTTTTCGTCACTGAAAATGAGGGGAATATTCGTGCGGTTTCGATGATGCCCAAAGTTCATATTGTCATCGCAGGTTTAGAGAAAATTGTTCCCACTTTGGAAGACGCTATGCAAGTAGTGCGGGCGGCAGCGGTCTATGGGGTGGGTCAGGATATCGGCACCTATGTTTCAGTAGTCTCAGGGGTGAGCGAATCACTTGATCCTGAGCTGGAGGCAGATGCTCACGGTCAGGGTCCTAAAGAAGTGCATATTGTTTTATTAAAAAATGGACGTAAAAGAGCCATCGATGCAGGTTTTAAAGAGTCTCTGTACTGTATCAATTGCGGAAGCTGTTTGAACTTTTGCCCAGTCTATCAAGAAGTTGGCGGCAGGTATGGATATAAGTATCTTGGGGGGCGGGGCTTAGTCTTTGCAGCCTTTCATGGCGACTTGGAAAAGTCTGAAGAAAATGGCTTATCTCTTTGTATCGGATGTCAAAAGTGTCAAACGGCTTGTCCCGTACAGATGGCGACGCCCAATATGCTATGGAAGCTGCGCCAAAATGCTGTGACCAAAGAAGGGGTTGGCTGGAAGAAGGATATGGTCTTCTCCATGTTAACTAAACCCCAAACCTTACCCATGGTCAGTAAACTAGCGACGACCTTCGGAAAGCTGGCCTTAAAAGAGTCAGCCACGGGGACAGGGATGACCTCTCGTTTGGCGTTCAGTTCATTTGGCCTGCCGCGGGAGCGTGTCATTCCACGTTTCTCGAAGAAATCCTTTGCAGAAATCGCCAAGCCTAAAACGACGGTTAAGCCGGTCAAAAAAGTAGGTTTTTATCCTGGTTGTGTTGTGAATTACACGGAGACGGATCTCGGCGAAGCGCTGCTTCATGTCTTAGGGGAAAATAATGTTGAAGTTAAGCTTGCCAAAGAGGATGTTTGTTGTGGGATTCCCAGTATTGTGAGTGGAGATCTGGCTCATGCCAAAGCCATGGCTTTGAAAAACATCGAAACGTATAGTTCGTTTGACATAGATGCTTTAGTTTTCGTTTGCCCGAGTTGTGCGGTCGCCTTCAAAGAAGAGTACCCTAAATTGTTCGCCGATGCTTCCCCCGGGATTCAGGAAAAAGTGAAAAAACTTGCTCAAAAGGCAAAGGATATTAATGAGTTTCTGATCCAGGATATTGTCTTAAAGCAGCCAAAACAAATAGTCACAGAAACGGTGACCTATCATGATCCTTGTCATCTCGCTCGTAGTATGGGTGTAAAAAAGGAACCACGGGAACTTATCCAAAGGATCCCGGGGTTAAACTATGTGGAAATGCAGGATGCCGATACATGCTGCGGGTTTGGCGGGTCGTTTAGCTTGAGCTTTTATGAACTCTCGCAACGGATTAACGAAGGAAAATTGAAGAATGTTTCAGATACTCAGGCTACCACTCTGGCAACGAGTTGCCCTGGATGCATGGTTCATTTCCGGGATGGGATTGCCCAGCACAAAATGAAGCAAACGGTATCACACGTGGTTCAGATTCTGAGCCGAGCCTATGGGAGGAGATCATAA
- a CDS encoding ABC transporter ATP-binding protein, translating into MLNIKGLSTSYGSIQAIKGIDIDVPEGSIVSLIGANGAGKTTTMKSLVGLLKPQAGQIIFQGQEIRGLAPHKIVNLGMSLVPEGRNILAGMTVLENLEMGAYQRKDKEVQADFEKVFKRFPILEERKQQLGGTLSGGQQQMLAIGRALMAKPKLLLLDEPSMGLAPLVVSDIFKVIQEINQEGTTILLVEQNVRQALKIAHYAYVLETGKIVLHGKADEVASNPRVMEAYLGGAKAMT; encoded by the coding sequence ATGCTGAACATTAAAGGTTTGTCAACGAGTTATGGCAGTATCCAAGCGATTAAAGGGATTGATATCGACGTTCCGGAAGGCTCGATTGTTTCCCTCATCGGAGCGAATGGAGCAGGAAAAACGACGACGATGAAATCCCTGGTTGGGCTTCTCAAGCCTCAGGCCGGACAAATTATCTTCCAGGGGCAGGAGATCCGCGGGTTAGCTCCTCACAAAATTGTTAACTTAGGTATGTCTTTGGTCCCGGAGGGCCGGAATATTTTAGCCGGAATGACGGTGCTTGAAAACTTAGAAATGGGAGCTTATCAAAGAAAGGACAAAGAGGTTCAGGCAGATTTTGAGAAGGTGTTTAAGCGTTTTCCAATCTTAGAAGAACGCAAACAACAATTGGGAGGCACACTTTCCGGCGGGCAGCAGCAAATGCTGGCGATCGGCCGTGCTCTCATGGCCAAACCTAAGCTACTCCTGTTGGATGAACCTTCCATGGGATTAGCTCCTCTGGTTGTATCCGATATTTTTAAGGTTATTCAAGAAATCAATCAGGAAGGGACGACGATTCTTCTCGTGGAGCAAAATGTCCGTCAAGCTTTGAAGATTGCTCACTATGCTTATGTGCTGGAAACCGGCAAGATCGTCCTGCATGGGAAAGCGGATGAGGTCGCCAGTAATCCTCGTGTTATGGAAGCCTACCTGGGTGGAGCGAAGGCGATGACCTGA
- a CDS encoding ABC transporter ATP-binding protein: protein MTLVLDQVSKNFGGLAALSDVSLKVNKGEIVGIIGPNGAGKTTLFNLITGIFPPTEGRITYQGKSLLGLRPYKVTELGLARTFQNIRLFGHLSPLDNVMVGAHCRMKSGVWKGLWRTPAQRKEEKATRERAQTLLKLVGVEEAADTPASSLPYGQQRRLEIARALATEPEIILLDEPAAGMNESETEDLRLLIKKIQTMGKTVILIEHDMNLVMNVCERLMVINFGQKIAEGTPAEIQQNPLVIEAYLGREEA, encoded by the coding sequence ATGACGTTAGTCCTTGACCAAGTAAGTAAAAACTTCGGCGGGTTGGCTGCGTTAAGTGACGTCAGCCTTAAGGTAAATAAGGGAGAAATTGTCGGAATTATCGGCCCTAATGGCGCAGGCAAAACAACTCTCTTTAATCTCATCACAGGGATCTTTCCTCCTACTGAAGGAAGGATTACCTATCAAGGCAAGAGTTTGTTAGGGTTACGACCTTATAAGGTAACAGAGCTGGGCTTAGCCCGGACCTTTCAAAATATTCGTCTCTTTGGGCATTTAAGCCCTTTGGACAATGTCATGGTTGGTGCGCATTGCCGAATGAAATCCGGGGTTTGGAAAGGGTTATGGCGCACGCCTGCCCAACGCAAGGAAGAGAAGGCGACCAGAGAACGTGCTCAGACTTTGCTTAAGCTAGTCGGAGTCGAAGAGGCTGCGGACACTCCGGCCAGTTCACTTCCCTACGGGCAGCAACGACGCCTGGAGATTGCCAGAGCGCTCGCCACGGAGCCGGAAATAATTCTCCTGGATGAACCGGCGGCGGGGATGAATGAGAGCGAAACTGAAGATTTACGGCTTTTGATTAAAAAGATTCAAACTATGGGCAAGACAGTTATCTTAATTGAACATGATATGAACCTTGTCATGAATGTTTGTGAGCGTTTGATGGTGATCAATTTCGGACAAAAGATTGCCGAAGGGACTCCGGCGGAGATTCAGCAGAACCCATTGGTCATTGAGGCGTATTTGGGCCGGGAGGAGGCGTAG
- a CDS encoding branched-chain amino acid ABC transporter permease has translation MDIIFNQYYLQIAVFVMVNAILGVSIYLTLSTGQLSLGNAGFMSIGAYTCAILTVKAGFPVYLAIPIGGIAASLMSIIIGFPALRLTGIYLAIATLGFGEVVRVIVLNLKITNGALGISGIPTLGTKISKTLSSFGLPQSFGGLSVQQTSTLLVLVLLILILGFLVFFCARLNRSRVGRAFAAIKADESAAEAMGINTTYYKLLAFALGALIAGIAGGLSAHLTFFIGPKDFAYHRTVEILLYAVLGGSDLVFGPIVGALLLTLLPELLRSASNYRLMIYGALLVTMMAFRPQGLISEDTVRYWKGKLGRGNKQ, from the coding sequence ATGGATATTATTTTTAACCAATATTATCTTCAGATTGCCGTCTTTGTTATGGTCAATGCCATCCTTGGGGTGAGTATTTATCTGACTTTATCGACCGGTCAATTATCCTTAGGAAATGCCGGATTCATGAGTATTGGAGCTTACACCTGTGCGATCCTGACGGTCAAAGCAGGCTTCCCTGTTTATTTGGCTATCCCAATCGGTGGTATCGCTGCTAGTTTGATGTCGATCATCATTGGTTTTCCTGCCTTGCGATTGACGGGGATTTATCTGGCGATTGCCACGCTGGGCTTTGGTGAAGTGGTTCGAGTTATTGTTCTGAACTTGAAAATTACAAATGGTGCCTTAGGAATCTCTGGAATTCCAACCTTAGGCACAAAGATCAGCAAAACTCTGTCGTCCTTTGGTCTGCCCCAGAGTTTTGGGGGTTTGAGTGTTCAACAGACCAGCACTTTGCTGGTATTAGTGCTGCTGATTCTCATTCTTGGTTTTCTGGTCTTTTTCTGTGCAAGACTGAACCGCTCCAGAGTGGGTCGGGCGTTTGCCGCTATTAAAGCCGACGAGTCGGCAGCTGAAGCAATGGGGATTAATACAACTTACTACAAACTGCTGGCCTTTGCTTTGGGGGCTTTAATCGCCGGGATTGCCGGCGGGCTATCCGCTCATTTGACCTTTTTTATCGGACCGAAGGATTTTGCTTATCACCGTACGGTTGAAATCCTGCTTTATGCGGTCTTAGGAGGAAGCGACTTGGTTTTTGGCCCGATCGTCGGGGCTTTACTCCTTACCTTGTTACCCGAACTGCTGCGCTCGGCTTCCAATTATCGTTTGATGATTTACGGAGCGTTGTTGGTGACGATGATGGCGTTTCGGCCTCAAGGGCTTATTAGTGAGGATACGGTTCGTTATTGGAAGGGTAAGCTTGGAAGGGGGAATAAGCAATGA
- a CDS encoding branched-chain amino acid ABC transporter permease, producing the protein MFWQQLVNGLTLGSTYSLVALGYTLIMGVLNIINMAHGEIFMIGAFVGLYLVTYFKVNIFVAMAGAMLVSALLGCLMEMLALRPLRRKAVSHLAPLISTIGVSIFLESLALNLFGPQSQAFPTELAAVQMQVGPIRISLVQILILGISFGLMFVLRFWLSKTRVGKAIRTTAENIETANLLGINTNKIIFLTVALASGLGGIAGVLVGLSFNAVEPTMGLSMGLKGLAVLILGGMGNITGAMLGGLILGIAEVFTVAYGASSYRDAVAFGMIILILFIRPQGLFGKRQGGRF; encoded by the coding sequence TTGTTCTGGCAACAATTGGTCAATGGCTTGACCCTGGGAAGTACGTATTCTCTGGTCGCTTTAGGTTATACCTTGATTATGGGAGTTCTCAACATCATCAATATGGCTCACGGAGAGATATTTATGATCGGGGCTTTTGTCGGGTTGTACCTGGTGACTTATTTTAAAGTAAATATCTTCGTGGCCATGGCTGGAGCCATGTTGGTCAGTGCGTTGCTAGGTTGTTTAATGGAAATGCTCGCCTTGCGTCCCTTGAGACGCAAGGCTGTTTCCCACCTGGCGCCTTTGATTAGTACCATCGGGGTATCAATCTTTTTGGAAAGTCTGGCTTTAAATCTCTTTGGGCCTCAGTCCCAAGCTTTTCCAACCGAGTTAGCCGCAGTGCAAATGCAGGTTGGGCCTATTCGGATTTCCCTGGTGCAGATTCTGATTCTTGGCATATCCTTTGGCTTGATGTTTGTCCTGCGTTTTTGGCTTTCTAAAACCCGGGTGGGCAAAGCGATCCGGACAACGGCCGAGAACATTGAAACAGCTAACCTTCTGGGTATCAATACGAACAAAATCATCTTTTTAACCGTTGCTCTCGCCTCTGGTTTAGGGGGAATTGCCGGCGTTTTAGTGGGTCTTTCCTTTAATGCGGTTGAGCCGACGATGGGACTGTCAATGGGCCTGAAAGGGTTGGCCGTTCTGATCCTTGGTGGTATGGGAAATATCACAGGTGCGATGCTGGGCGGACTGATTCTGGGGATCGCGGAAGTATTCACAGTTGCCTATGGTGCCTCGTCCTACCGGGATGCGGTTGCCTTTGGAATGATTATTCTCATTCTGTTTATTCGTCCTCAAGGACTTTTTGGAAAACGGCAAGGAGGACGTTTCTAA
- a CDS encoding ABC transporter substrate-binding protein, whose product MKKRLIKWITGMTIGALLLTTAGCGGGGTAPAANSGSQGGTAKIGVIAYMTGGGAAYGEAIKEGLDLAKDEINAQGKVQIELVYADSRGEKTEAINGANKLINKDNVVGIIGPTLSGEMFAAGPIANQAGIPIMGTSTTAEGIPALGDFVFRNALPEFLAVPQAVEKAISTYSLKKVAVMYSNNNDWAVSGYKTIESTLKKNGVEIIATETFADKDTDYSAQLTKIASLKPDAVMVSSLYQEAALILKKAREIGIAVPFVGTNGFNSPELIKIAGSAADGAVVASPWFPGKDNEKVQKFIADYKAKYNNKVPDQFAAQSYDALYIYANALEQAGTTTDRQKLRDAIASIKDFEGVTGKFAFDENREPVMDATVLIVKDGQFTELK is encoded by the coding sequence ATGAAAAAAAGGCTAATCAAATGGATTACTGGTATGACCATTGGAGCGCTGCTGCTGACGACGGCAGGATGTGGAGGTGGAGGGACTGCTCCCGCTGCAAATTCGGGTTCACAAGGCGGAACGGCTAAGATCGGGGTAATCGCCTATATGACGGGTGGCGGAGCAGCCTATGGTGAAGCCATTAAAGAAGGTCTGGATCTCGCGAAAGATGAGATCAATGCTCAAGGCAAAGTCCAGATTGAGCTGGTTTATGCCGATTCCCGCGGGGAAAAGACAGAAGCAATCAATGGTGCTAATAAATTGATCAACAAAGATAATGTTGTGGGGATTATTGGACCTACTTTAAGTGGAGAAATGTTTGCTGCCGGTCCGATTGCTAATCAAGCGGGCATTCCTATCATGGGAACCTCAACGACAGCTGAAGGAATCCCTGCCTTGGGCGATTTTGTTTTCCGGAACGCTTTGCCCGAGTTTTTAGCGGTTCCCCAGGCTGTAGAGAAGGCAATCTCAACCTATAGCTTGAAAAAAGTTGCAGTTATGTATTCTAACAATAATGACTGGGCAGTGTCCGGTTATAAGACCATTGAGAGCACTCTCAAGAAAAATGGCGTAGAAATCATTGCTACGGAAACCTTTGCGGATAAAGATACGGATTATTCTGCTCAGTTGACAAAAATTGCTTCCTTAAAGCCGGATGCTGTCATGGTCTCCAGCCTTTATCAGGAAGCGGCCCTTATTTTGAAGAAAGCAAGAGAAATCGGAATTGCCGTTCCTTTTGTCGGAACAAATGGCTTTAACTCCCCTGAGCTGATCAAGATTGCCGGATCGGCGGCTGATGGCGCGGTTGTGGCAAGTCCTTGGTTCCCTGGTAAAGACAATGAGAAGGTACAAAAGTTCATTGCCGACTATAAAGCAAAGTACAATAATAAAGTCCCTGATCAGTTTGCAGCCCAATCCTATGATGCCCTCTATATCTATGCTAATGCTTTGGAGCAAGCCGGAACGACCACGGATCGCCAAAAACTGCGCGATGCTATAGCGAGTATTAAGGACTTCGAGGGCGTGACCGGCAAATTTGCCTTCGATGAAAACCGTGAACCTGTGATGGATGCAACGGTTTTGATTGTTAAGGATGGTCAGTTTACGGAATTGAAATAA
- a CDS encoding CGGC domain-containing protein: MKIGILVREETSMVCTGKGCLNALFQRKDSFAGYTEEIELLTFTHVGGDLERKIKNMIRAGIECVHLSSCLRARSPDYASLMERLSKDFKVVGYTHGPEVRMKKVESAPQTIRNNSGNCAKKGLGN; encoded by the coding sequence ATGAAAATCGGAATTTTAGTAAGAGAAGAAACTTCGATGGTTTGTACAGGAAAGGGCTGTCTTAATGCCCTTTTTCAAAGAAAAGATTCTTTTGCCGGATATACCGAAGAGATAGAATTGTTAACATTCACTCACGTTGGCGGCGATTTAGAGCGAAAGATTAAAAACATGATTAGAGCCGGGATAGAATGCGTACACCTTTCTTCCTGCTTAAGAGCCAGATCACCAGATTATGCTTCCTTGATGGAACGTCTCTCTAAGGATTTTAAGGTTGTGGGCTATACACATGGTCCAGAGGTAAGGATGAAAAAAGTGGAGTCTGCCCCCCAAACAATAAGAAATAATTCTGGCAATTGCGCCAAAAAAGGCCTAGGTAATTGA
- the galE gene encoding UDP-glucose 4-epimerase GalE — protein sequence MPTILVSGGAGYIGSHTVQALIERAFKVVVLDSLITGHRGAVPSQAIFYEGDISDAELIGRIVKDHQVEAVIHFAARSLVGESMLKPDLYFYENTAKSNGFISTLLRQGVNKIVFSSTAATYGVPEEMPISESAKTEPINPYGASKRMIEQSFYWLEQAYGLKWIALRYFNAAGASLDGSIGEDHTSETHLIPLVLKTALGQREAISVFGTDYSTPDGTCIRDYIHVVDLAEAHILALEALEKDLESGAYNVGTGKGYSVREVIDMAKKVTGLEIPVLDASRRVGDPDILVAKVEKIEKSLGWKAQHSDLKTIISTAWQWHKCHPLGYE from the coding sequence ATGCCTACGATTTTAGTTTCAGGTGGCGCGGGGTATATTGGCAGTCATACTGTTCAGGCATTAATTGAACGCGCATTTAAGGTCGTCGTTTTAGATAGTTTAATTACGGGTCATCGAGGAGCAGTACCTTCTCAAGCCATTTTTTATGAGGGGGATATAAGTGACGCAGAGCTTATCGGTCGGATTGTTAAAGACCATCAAGTAGAAGCGGTGATACATTTTGCTGCACGAAGTCTTGTTGGAGAGTCTATGCTTAAGCCAGATCTGTACTTCTATGAGAATACAGCTAAAAGTAATGGATTTATTTCAACATTGCTTCGGCAGGGGGTCAACAAAATTGTTTTTTCATCCACAGCGGCGACTTACGGTGTTCCTGAAGAGATGCCCATTTCAGAATCTGCTAAGACGGAGCCGATCAATCCCTATGGCGCGTCAAAACGGATGATTGAGCAATCGTTTTATTGGTTGGAACAAGCTTATGGCCTAAAATGGATTGCTTTACGGTATTTCAATGCTGCGGGGGCATCTTTAGATGGTTCTATAGGAGAAGATCATACTTCGGAAACTCATTTAATTCCGTTGGTACTTAAAACTGCCTTAGGACAAAGAGAGGCTATATCGGTATTTGGGACAGATTATAGCACGCCTGACGGAACCTGTATCCGGGATTATATACACGTGGTGGATTTAGCTGAAGCCCATATTCTTGCTTTGGAAGCTCTAGAGAAGGATTTGGAAAGTGGAGCCTACAATGTGGGAACAGGAAAGGGGTACTCGGTTCGTGAAGTGATTGATATGGCTAAGAAAGTCACTGGCTTAGAAATTCCAGTCCTTGATGCTTCAAGACGAGTAGGGGACCCGGATATACTGGTTGCAAAAGTAGAAAAGATCGAAAAATCATTAGGGTGGAAAGCTCAGCACAGTGATCTTAAGACGATTATCTCGACGGCTTGGCAGTGGCATAAGTGTCACCCGTTAGGATATGAATAA
- the galU gene encoding UTP--glucose-1-phosphate uridylyltransferase GalU gives MRKIRKAIIPAAGLGTRFLPATKAQPKEMLPIVDKPTIQYIVEEAIEAGIEDIIIVTGRNKRAIEDHFDRSMELEGFLEKKSKGELLDLVQDVARMADIYYVRQKEALGLGHAIYSARKFIGNEPFAVLLGDDVIYSEVPALRQMIEQYERYGASMVGVQEVPLQDTSKYGIVDGEKFADRLYRAKNMVEKPRPEEAPETHLAIMGRYILNPEIFDILSGLPAGKGGEIQLTDGIKELGRYQDIHAYEFEGRRYDVGDKLGFVKATIEYALRRDDLSEDLMIYLRELVK, from the coding sequence ATGCGAAAAATTCGAAAAGCAATAATCCCGGCGGCAGGACTGGGGACCCGTTTTTTGCCGGCAACTAAGGCCCAGCCTAAAGAGATGTTGCCTATCGTGGATAAGCCGACGATTCAATATATTGTGGAAGAAGCTATAGAAGCTGGAATTGAAGATATCATTATAGTAACAGGGCGGAATAAGCGTGCCATAGAAGATCACTTTGATCGTTCTATGGAGCTTGAGGGTTTTTTGGAGAAAAAATCAAAAGGGGAACTCTTAGATTTAGTGCAGGATGTCGCTCGAATGGCGGATATTTATTATGTTCGGCAAAAAGAAGCGTTAGGCTTGGGACATGCCATCTATAGTGCCCGTAAGTTTATTGGGAATGAACCCTTCGCAGTCCTTTTAGGGGATGATGTTATTTATTCTGAAGTACCTGCTCTTCGTCAAATGATTGAACAATATGAGCGCTATGGTGCAAGCATGGTAGGGGTTCAAGAAGTTCCACTACAGGATACATCCAAATACGGGATCGTGGATGGTGAGAAGTTTGCGGATCGGCTTTATCGGGCCAAGAATATGGTGGAGAAACCTCGTCCGGAAGAAGCTCCTGAAACTCATTTAGCCATCATGGGACGGTATATTTTGAATCCGGAGATTTTCGATATCTTGAGTGGTCTTCCGGCAGGTAAAGGTGGGGAGATTCAGCTCACGGATGGGATTAAGGAGCTTGGACGGTATCAGGATATCCATGCATATGAATTCGAAGGTCGCAGGTATGACGTTGGGGACAAGTTAGGCTTTGTGAAAGCAACGATTGAATATGCCTTGCGTCGGGATGATCTTTCAGAAGATCTTATGATATACTTGCGAGAATTGGTTAAATAG
- a CDS encoding MFS transporter, with protein MEQNRSIVKLTMVIVMITSFMAPFMGNAINLGIPQMALEFGVGQSLLNWVVTSYLLATAAFLLPFGRLADIMGRKKVFIFGMFLFALTALGCGFAFSFPMLIIFRVLQGIASAMIFGTSMAILTSVVPPKERGKAMGLSAATTYIGLSLGPVLGGMICSTIGWRGIFYFTFILSLVVLSLTLAKLSGEWLGAVDKFDTWGGILWTFGIVLFLYGLTDITAGFQYMVTFILGLALIIAFVVYETKISNPLLPIRMFMNNRSFTFSNLAALINYSATFALTFLMSLYLQNVQNIGISQSGLILLSQPILMAALSPLAGRLSDRINSQILASLGMAITTLGLFLFIFLDEKTSILLVIINLAFIGLGFAFFSSPNSNAVMSSVDRTLYGVASSTLGTMRLLGQTLSMTIVALITSLGMKDLTLDSPDYVTSFLQSSKTSFIVFTVLCCIGIFASLARGKKMEA; from the coding sequence ATGGAACAGAATCGATCTATCGTAAAGCTCACTATGGTTATTGTCATGATAACATCCTTTATGGCCCCATTTATGGGCAATGCCATTAATCTGGGTATTCCACAGATGGCTCTGGAATTCGGAGTTGGTCAATCATTGCTTAACTGGGTTGTCACCAGTTATCTTTTGGCGACGGCTGCTTTTTTGCTTCCCTTCGGACGTTTAGCGGATATTATGGGCCGGAAAAAAGTTTTTATCTTTGGAATGTTCCTTTTTGCTTTAACGGCTTTAGGCTGCGGATTCGCCTTCTCGTTTCCTATGCTAATAATCTTCAGAGTTTTGCAGGGAATCGCCAGCGCCATGATTTTTGGGACTTCTATGGCGATACTAACGTCCGTTGTCCCGCCAAAAGAACGGGGAAAAGCCATGGGACTTAGCGCTGCAACCACCTATATCGGTCTGTCACTGGGGCCTGTCTTAGGAGGTATGATATGCAGTACCATAGGTTGGCGAGGAATCTTTTATTTTACCTTCATACTTTCCTTAGTCGTCCTTAGTTTAACATTGGCTAAGCTCTCTGGTGAATGGTTGGGGGCAGTGGACAAATTTGATACGTGGGGCGGGATTCTCTGGACCTTTGGTATAGTGCTCTTTCTCTATGGACTAACTGATATAACAGCAGGTTTTCAGTATATGGTTACCTTTATTCTCGGTCTGGCCCTTATAATCGCGTTTGTTGTCTATGAAACTAAAATCTCTAATCCCTTGTTGCCTATACGCATGTTTATGAATAATCGTTCCTTTACCTTTTCAAATTTAGCCGCACTCATTAACTACAGTGCTACCTTTGCCTTAACCTTCCTGATGTCTTTATACTTACAAAATGTGCAAAATATCGGAATCTCTCAATCAGGCTTGATTCTATTGTCTCAGCCCATACTCATGGCCGCACTTTCTCCTTTAGCTGGACGTTTATCGGATCGAATCAATTCTCAAATACTTGCTTCATTAGGGATGGCAATTACTACTTTGGGACTCTTCCTTTTTATCTTTCTGGATGAAAAGACGTCAATTTTACTTGTAATAATTAATTTGGCGTTTATTGGTCTGGGTTTCGCCTTTTTTTCGTCTCCCAATTCAAATGCGGTAATGAGTTCAGTTGATCGAACTCTTTACGGAGTAGCGTCTTCTACCCTTGGAACCATGAGACTGCTCGGACAGACGCTGAGTATGACGATTGTAGCCCTCATTACTTCTTTAGGTATGAAAGATCTAACCCTTGATTCACCGGATTATGTTACGAGTTTTCTGCAAAGTTCGAAAACTAGTTTCATTGTTTTTACGGTCCTCTGTTGTATTGGGATTTTCGCTTCTCTGGCAAGGGGAAAAAAGATGGAGGCCTGA